One genomic segment of Theobroma cacao cultivar B97-61/B2 chromosome 6, Criollo_cocoa_genome_V2, whole genome shotgun sequence includes these proteins:
- the LOC18597327 gene encoding leucine-rich repeat extensin-like protein 6 isoform X4: protein MVTTMELKVDLQCRRCYNKVKKVLSKFPQIRDQRFDKKANTVTITVVSCCLEQLRDKLYYKGGGFIKCIKIIKPPPPPPPPPPPPPPPPPPPPPICCKRCHRVCVWGPCCCDGPPPPQPPLPPLYCMRCHRLCVWGPCCCDGPPPPPPPPCCWTFGRPVYDSWSCNVSRGDCSSDACLIM, encoded by the exons ATG GTGACAACAATGGAGCTGAAGGTAGACCTTCAGTGCCGTCGCTGCTATAACAAGGTCAAGAAAGTACTCTCCAAGTTCCCTC AAATACGAGACCAAAGATTCGACAAGAAGGCCAACACGGTGACTATCACCGTCGTTTCTTGCTGTCTGGAGCAGCTCAGGGACAAGTTATACTACAAGGGTGGCGGTTTCATCAAGTGCATTAAGATCATCAAACCGCCACCGCCGCCGCCGCCTCCGCCACCGCCGCCGCCGCCTccgccaccaccaccaccgcCAATTTGTTGCAAGCGATGTCATCGTGTCTGTGTTTGGGGACCTTGCTGCTGTGATGGACCACCCCCACCACAACCTCCACTGCCACCACTTTATTGCATGCGATGTCATCGTTTGTGTGTTTGGGGACCTTGTTGCTGTGATGGACCACCCCCACCACCTCCACCCCCATGTTGCTGGACTTTTGGTAGGCCAGTTTATGATAGCTGGAGCTGTAATGTGAGCCGCGGTGATTGTTCTAGCGATGCTTGCTTAATTATGTAA
- the LOC18597320 gene encoding putative protein FAR1-RELATED SEQUENCE 10 isoform X2 yields the protein MTSVPSKNIWIRRQQCPCGDWKCYVTYEGDAEETSIASQLVKNESVQSEAMVAPYVGMVFKSDEDAFEYYGNFARKNGFSIRKERSRLSPQLGIYKRDFVCYRSGFAPLRKKPTGEHHRDRKSVRCGCDAKMYLSKEVIDGVSQWFVVQFSNVHNHELLEDDQVRLLPAYRKIHEADQERILLLSKAGFPIHRIVKVLELEKGIQGGQLPFLERDVRNFVQNRKKVVQENDALLNEKRENDTMELLEACKATKEADQDFVYDYTVDENNKVENIAWSYGDSVNSYTMYGDVVYFDTTYRSITYDMLFGAWIGIDNNGRPIFFGCVLLQDETMRSFAWALQTFISFMKGRCPQTISTDLDPGLRDAIRSELPSTKHVMSIWNILPKVSSWFPLQLGSQYAEFKSEFDALYRLESTEDFELRWNQMVSIFGLGSDKHITLLYSLRTSWAQSYVRGYFLARMVTTTYSKSVDAFLKGIFSAQTSLRRFFEQVGVAANIQNQPHQEMQHMHLKTCLPIEQHSRRLMGKVLLYGFQKMNRFTVPVRSLSLQEYYADMLFAYL from the exons ATGACTTCCGTACCATCAAAGAACATATGGATACGGAGGCAGCAATGCCCGTGTGGGGACTGGAAATGTTATGTAACTTATGAAGGGGATGCTGAAGAAACATCCATAGCATCCCAGCTGGTAAAAAATGAGTCGGTTCAGTCTGAAGCCATGGTTGCTCCTTATGTTGGGATGGTGTTTAAGAGCGATGAGGATGCCTTTGAGTATTATGGGAATTTTGCTAGGAAAAATGGGTTTTCAATTAGAAAAGAGAGGTCCAGATTGAGCCCCCAATTGGGTATTTATAAGCGTGATTTTGTTTGCTATCGTTCTGGTTTTGCACCTCTGAGGAAAAAGCCTACTGGGGAACACCATAGAGATAGGAAATCTGTCCGGTGTGGATGTGATGCAAAGATGTATTTGTCCAAGGAGGTAATAGATGGGGTTTCACAATGGTTTGTTGTACAATTTAGCAATGTTCATAATCATGAACTTTTAGAAGATGACCAGGTGCGCCTCTTGCCTGCATATAGGAAGATTCATGAGGCAGATCAAGAGAGAATTTTGCTACTTTCAAAAGCTGGGTTTCCTATACATCGTATAGTGAAGGTTTTGGAGTTGGAAAAGGGCATTCAAGGTGGACAATTGCCTTTTTTGGAGAGAGATGTTAGgaattttgttcaaaaccgGAAGAAAGTGGTTCAAGAAAATGATGCTTTGCTCAacgagaaaagagaaaatgatacGATGGAACTTCTTGAGGCATGTAAGGCAACAAAAGAGGCAGATCAAGACTTTGTTTATGATTATACTGTAGATGAGAACAATAAGGTTGAGAACATTGCTTGGTCGTATGGTGACTCTGTTAATTCATATACCATGTATGGTGATGTTGTTTATTTTGACACCACTTATAGATCAATCACATATGATATGCTTTTCGGGGCATGGATTGGAATTGACAACAATGGCCGACCAATTTTCTTTGGTTGCGTTCTATTGCAGGATGAAACAATGCGCTCCTTTGCATGGGCTTTACAG ACATTTATCAGCTTCATGAAAGGGAGATGTCCACAGACAATTTCAACCGATCTTGATCCAGGGCTTAGAGATGCTATAAGAAGTGAATTGCCAAGCACTAAACATGTTATGTCTATATGGAACATACTGCCCAAGGTATCTAGCTGGTTCCCTCTTCAACTTGGATCTCAGTATGCAGAATTTAAATCAGAATTTGATGCATTATATCGTCTGGAGAGTACAGAGGATTTTGAACTACGATGGAATCAAATGGTTTCCATATTTGGACTTGGCTCAGATAAACACATTACTTTACTCTACTCTCTTCGTACTTCTTGGGCACAATCATATGTGAGAGGTTATTTTCTTGCTCGAATGGTGACAACAACCTACTCAAAGTCTGTAGATGCATTCTTGAAAGGAATTTTCAGTGCTCAAACGAGTTTACGTAGATTTTTTGAGCAG GTTGGTGTTGCAGCCAATATACAAAACCAGCCACATCAAGAAATGCAGCATATGCATTTGAAAACATGCTTGCCTATTGAACAGCATTCAC GAAGATTGATGGGGAAAGTCTTGTTATATGGATTCCAGAAGATGAACAGATTCACTGTTCCTGTAAGGAGTTTGAGTCTTCAGGAATATTATGCCGACATGCTCTTCGCGTATTTATAG
- the LOC18597321 gene encoding two-pore potassium channel 1, with product FLLESNCRREIYATLLKILMAREDASQPLLSAMTDSSLNETKAIQRRKPQRRSMAPSEKGSQEQQRIPSAINPESALVAQEVRFKYVLLWLASYLGIGTLWFSLIRNQIDGKKTNGVLDAIYFCVVTMTTVGYGDLVPHSTLAKILACIYVFTGMALVGLILSKAADYIVEKQEILLVRAMHMNEKFNAAEILMEVETDKVKYKFLVTSQLLLVLIVVGISFLSLVEKMEFIDAIYCVCSTITTLGYGDESFSTGVGRIFAIFWILSSTVCLAQFFLYLAELYTERRQKSLVKWVLTRKLTSSDLEAADLDHDGVVSTAEFILYKLKEMGKICQEDVLPLMERFKTLDVDHTGTLTASDLI from the exons TTCCTTTTAGAATCAAATTGTAGAAG GGAGATATATGCAACTTTGCTGAAGATTCTGATGGCTCGTGAAGATGCTAGCCAGCCTTTGCTTTCGGCTATGACTGATTCTTCACTAAATGAGACAAAGGCCATCCAGAGAAGAAAGCCTCAGCGCCGCTCAATGGCTCCTTCAGAGAAAGGCTCTCAAGAGCAACAGAGGATCCCATCTGCTATAAATCCTGAGTCAGCACTTGTAGCACAAGAGGTTAGGTTCAAGTATGTGCTACTATGGTTGGCTTCCTATCTAGGCATAGGCACCCTTTGGTTCTCCCTCATAAGGAATCAGATTGATGGTAAGAAGACGAATGGGGTTCTCGATGCAATTTACTTCTGTGTTGTGACAATGACCACTGTTGGATATGGGGACCTTGTACCCCATAGCACATTGGCAAAGATACTTGCCTGCATTTACGTCTTCACTGGCATGGCTCTTGTTGGGCTAATTCTAAGTAAGGCGGCAGATTACATAGTGGAAAAGCAGGAAATTCTCTTGGTTAGAGCCATGCATATGAATGAAAAGTTTAATGCAGCTGAGATTCTTATGGAGGTTGAAACCGACAAAGTGAAATATAAATTTCTCGTGACTTCACAGCTACTTTTGGTTCTTATAGTTGTGGGAATCAGCTTCTTATCGCTGGTTGAAAAAATGGAATTCATTGATGCCATTTATTGTGTTTGTTCCACTATCACCACTCTTGGCTACGGGGATGAGAGCTTCTCAACAGGAGTGGGACGCATATTTGCTATTTTCTGGATACTCAGCAGTACGGTTTGCTTAGCTCAGTTCTTTCTCTATCTAGCAGAGCTGTACACTGAGAGAAGGCAAAAATCACTGGTTAAATGGGTTCTTACGAGAAAACTAACATCATCAGACCTTGAGGCAGCAGATCTGGATCATGATGGGGTGGTCAG TACAGCAGAGTTCATCTTATATAAGCTGAAGGAAATGGGAAAAATCTGCCAGGAAGACGTTTTGCCATTAATGGAGAGGTTCAAAACTCTCGATGTTGATCACACAGGAACTTTGACTGCATCCGATCTGATTTGA
- the LOC18597325 gene encoding pentatricopeptide repeat-containing protein At4g16390, chloroplastic codes for MAYHHLCSSPSSVFHDRHTLSASPKPRPARSTAPSLRLVSCSFQSKSSIQISHVSLQDPITQTKNTPKHSNSQSPDGKTGSSSKSYVWVNPRSPRASRLRQLSYDSRYSSLVKVAETLDSCNPNEHDVLSVLSRLGNDVLEQDAVVVLNNMSNPHTALLALNHFQRILKKTSREVILYNVTMKVFRKFKDLDGAEKLFDEMLQKGVKPDNVTFSTLISCARVCALPDKAVEWFEKMPTYGCDPDDVTYSAMIDAYGRAGNVDMAFNLYDRARTEKWRIDPVTFSTLIKIYGISGNYDGCLNVYEEMKALGAKPNVVIYNTLLDAMGRAKRPWQAKTIYKEMTNNGFSPNWATYAALLRAYGRARYGEDALNIYKEMKDKGLELTVILYNTLLAMCADVGYADEAVEIFEDMKNSGICKPDSWTYSSLITIYSCSGKVSEAEGIVDEMLEAGFEPNIFVLTSLIQCYGKAQHTDDVVRTFNRVLELGITPDDRFCGCLLNVMTQTPREELAKLTDCIKKANPKLGHVVKLLVEEQDGQGNFKNEASELFNCIGSDVKKAYCNCLIDLCVNLDLLERACELLELGLSLEIYADVQSRSPTQWSLNLKSLSLGAALTALHVWINDLTKVLESGEELPPLLGINTGHGKHKYSDKGLATVFESHLKELDTPFHEAPDKVGWFLTTQVAAKSWLESRSSPDLVAA; via the coding sequence ATGGCATATCATCATCTATGCTCTTCACCTTCTTCTGTTTTCCATGACCGCCACACTCTTTCTGCTTCACCCAAACCGAGACCTGCAAGAAGCACCGCTCCTTCTTTAAGGCTGGTTTCCTGCTCGTTTCAGTCTAAATCCTCTATCCAAATAAGCCATGTCTCCTTGCAAGACCCCATCACCCAAACGAAAAACACTCCGAAACATTCCAATTCTCAGTCCCCAGATGGCAAAACCGGTTCTTCTTCCAAAAGCTATGTCTGGGTCAATCCCAGAAGCCCCAGAGCTTCAAGGCTTAGGCAATTGTCTTACGATTCCAGGTACTCTTCTCTGGTTAAAGTAGCAGAGACTTTGGATTCCTGCAATCCAAATGAACATGATGTTTTAAGTGTTTTGAGTCGTTTAGGTAACGATGTTTTGGAACAAGATGCTGTGGTTGTTCTTAATAACATGTCAAACCCTCACACTGCATTGCTTGCTCTTAACCATTTTCAAAGGATATTAAAGAAAACAAGTAGAGAGGTCATTCTTTATAATGTCACCATGAAGGTTTTTAGAAAGTTTAAGGATTTGGATGGAGCTGAGAAACTGTTCGATGAAATGCTTCAAAAAGGGGTTAAGCCTGATAACGTTACCTTTTCCACGTTGATTAGTTGTGCTAGGGTGTGTGCTTTGCCCGACAAGGCTGTCGAGTGGTTTGAGAAAATGCCTACATACGGGTGTGATCCTGATGATGTCACTTACTCTGCTATGATTGATGCATATGGCCGGGCCGGGAATGTTGATATGGCCTTCAACTTGTATGACCGTGCTAGAACAGAAAAATGGCGTATTGATCCTGTTACTTTTTCaactttgattaaaatatatggCATATCTGGAAATTATGATGGCtgtttaaatgtttatgaGGAAATGAAGGCCCTAGGTGCTAAACCTAATGTGGTTATATATAATACGTTGTTGGATGCTATGGGAAGAGCCAAGAGGCCTTGGCAGGCCAAGACTATTTACAAAGAGATGACAAACAATGGATTTTCACCAAATTGGGCAACCTATGCTGCCCTCTTACGAGCCTATGGAAGAGCTCGATATGGTGAGGATGCTCTTAACATATATAAAGAGATGAAGGATAAGGGATTGGAGTTGACTGTTATTCTATACAACACTCTCTTGGCCATGTGTGCTGATGTTGGCTATGCAGATGAAGctgttgaaatttttgaagacATGAAAAATTCTGGGATCTGTAAGCCTGACAGTTGGACATATTCATCTTTGATTACCATATATTCTTGTAGTGGGAAAGTTTCAGAGGCAGAGGGGATTGTGGATGAGATGTTGGAAGCTGGTTTTGAACCAAACATTTTTGTTTTGACATCACTTATCCAATGCTATGGGAAAGCCCAGCATACTGATGATGTTGTCAGGACATTTAATCGAGTTTTGGAATTGGGGATAACTCCAGATGATCGGTTTTGTGGTTGTCTTCTAAATGTGATGACGCAGACACCTAGAGAAGAACTTGCTAAGCTGACTGATTGCATCAAGAAGGCTAACCCAAAACTAGGTCATGTGGTAAAACTTTTGGTAGAGGAGCAAGATGGTCAAGGAAATTTTAAGAATGAAGCATCTGAACTCTTTAATTGTATTGGTTCTGATGTAAAGAAGGCTTACTGTAATTGTTTAATTGATCTATGTGTTAACTTAGATCTGTTGGAAAGAGCTTGTGAGCTGCTAGAGCTGGGGCTTTCACTTGAGATTTATGCTGATGTACAGTCTAGGTCTCCAACACAATGGTCCTTGAATCTTAAGAGTCTGTCTCTTGGAGCAGCTCTGACTGCACTTCATGTTTGGATTAATGATTTGACAAAAGTACTGGAGTCTGGGGAGGAGCTTCCCCCGTTGCTTGGAATCAATACTGGACACGGAAAACACAAATATTCAGACAAAGGTTTGGCAACTGTCTTTGAGTCACATTTGAAGGAACTAGATACTCCATTCCATGAGGCCCCAGACAAGGTTGGCTGGTTCTTGACAACACAGGTTGCTGCCAAGTCATGGCTGGAGTCAAGAAGTTCACCTGACTTAGTGGCTGCGTAG
- the LOC18597323 gene encoding microtubule-associated protein 70-5 gives MVGHDELLGGEELSLAHPDPVVLELTRLQNQLKEKDRELGAAQAEIKALRATETLKDKAIEELQGEVHKLDEKHRVTENLLQHKNLEIKKLTNEKKEALAAQFAAEATLRRVHANQKDDDDVPIESVIAPFEAEIKMYKNEVALLQEDKRALERLTKSKESALLEAERILRSALERALIVEEVQNQNFELRRQIEICQEENKILEKTNRQKVLEVEKLSQTIQELEEAILAGGAAANSIRDYQRRISELHEEKRTLDRELARVKVSANRVATVVANEWKDENDKVMPVKQWLEDRRLLQAEMQRLKDKLAVSERTAKAEAQLKEKFKLRLKILEDGLKHVSSFSGNPNASCGSPKPEKSSNILGFLTSSGGLRKRSTSQPRGSTISRTSILQRPSVETETANANNGLRQVSNLKKKGASGENMLRKNLWTSRCKVADSSEKENTAMKVNTDINISKDGDTTGSAGIKNKECCNEETENRGNADCNVEDTVSGFLYDRLQKEVINLRKCCEAKDSSLNSKDEEIKMLMKKVEAFSKAMEVESKRLKREAVAKEKENGSAKMDDSKKLRNINSSRRLSKTS, from the exons ATGGTGGGTCACGACGAACTACTTGGAGGCGAAGAGCTTTCTCTTGCTCACCCTGACCCTGTTGTGTTAGAGCTCACCCGGTTGCAGAACCAACTCAAAG AAAAGGACCGGGAGTTGGGAGCTGCTCAGGCTGAAATCAAGGCTCTGAGAGCAACTGAAACACTGAAGGATAAGGCCATAGAAGAg CTCCAGGGTGAAGTTCATAAGTTGGATGAGAAACATAGGGTCACTGAGAATCTCCTTCAACATAAG AATCTAGAAATCAAGAAGCTGACaaatgagaagaaagaagCACTGGCTGCACAGTTTGCTGCGGAAGCAACTCTTAGAAGAGTGCATGCAAATCAaaaggatgatgatgatgttcCTATTGAGTCTGTGATTGCTCCTTTTGAGGCAGAGATTAAAATGTATAAAAACGAG GTTGCATTACTCCAGGAGGATAAGAGGGCTTTGGAACGTCTTACCAAGTCAAAAGAGTCAGCTTTGCTTGAAGCAGAGAGGATTCTGCGAAGTGCTTTGGAAAGGGCTTTAATAGTTGAGGAGGTTCAAAACCAGAACTTTGAGTTAAGGAGACAGATTGAGATTTGCCAG GAGGAGAACAAAATCCTTGAGAAAACCAATCGCCAAAAGGTCTTGGAAGTTGAAAAGCTTAGCCAAACCATTCAGGAACTTGAAGAGGCCATTTTGGCTGGTGGGGCTGCTGCCAATTCTATCCGTGACTATCAGCGACGAATTTCTGAACTTCAC GAGGAAAAGAGGACACTCGACAGGGAGCTCGCAAGAGTTAAAGTTTCAGCAAACCGTGTAGCAACTGTGGTGGCTAATGAGTGGAAGGATGAGAATGACAAAGTAATGCCTGTCAAGCAATGGCTGGAGGACAGAAGGTTGCTGCAG GCAGAGATGCAAAGATTGAAGGATAAACTAGCTGTGTCAGAGAGAACAGCAAAGGCAGAAGCACAGCTTAAG gaaaaattcaagCTAAGGCTCAAGATCTTGGAAGATGGCTTAAAACATGTATCAAGTTTCTCAGGTAATCCTAATGCATCTTGCGGGTCCCCAAAACCAGAAAAGTCCAGCAACATCCTAGGGTTTTTAACAAGCAGCGGTGGACTAAGGAAGAGGTCTACCTCGCAGCCAAGGGGTTCCACCATCAGTAGAACTTCTATACTGCAGCGGCCTAGTGTTGAAACTGAAACAGCCAATGCTAATAATGGATTAAGACAAGTTAGCAACTTGAAAAAGAAGGGTGCATCAGGAGAAAATATGCTGAGAAAGAATTTGTGGACGTCTAGGTGTAAGGTTGCTGATAGTAGCGAGAAGGAAAATACAGCAATGAAGGTAAACACAGACATTAATATAAGTAAAGATGGCGACACGACAGGTTCGGCTGgaataaaaaacaaagaatgTTGCAATGAAGAGACAGAAAACAGAGGAAATGCCGATTGCAATGTTGAAGATACGGTTTCAGGATTTTTGTATGATAGGCTTCAGAAAGAGGTCATCAATTTAAGGAAGTGCTGTGAGGCTAAAGACAGCAGTTTGAATTCTaaagatgaagaaataaaG ATGCTTATGAAGAAGGTTGAAGCATTCTCCAAAGCCATGGAAGTGGAGTCTAAACGGTTGAAGAGAGAAGCAGTAgctaaagaaaaggaaaatggatcAGCCAAAATGGATGATTCCAAAAAGCTAAGAAACATCAACTCCTCTAGAAG GCTAAGCAAAACATCTTGA
- the LOC18597320 gene encoding putative protein FAR1-RELATED SEQUENCE 10 isoform X1, producing the protein MTSVPSKNIWIRRQQCPCGDWKCYVTYEGDAEETSIASQLVKNESVQSEAMVAPYVGMVFKSDEDAFEYYGNFARKNGFSIRKERSRLSPQLGIYKRDFVCYRSGFAPLRKKPTGEHHRDRKSVRCGCDAKMYLSKEVIDGVSQWFVVQFSNVHNHELLEDDQVRLLPAYRKIHEADQERILLLSKAGFPIHRIVKVLELEKGIQGGQLPFLERDVRNFVQNRKKVVQENDALLNEKRENDTMELLEACKATKEADQDFVYDYTVDENNKVENIAWSYGDSVNSYTMYGDVVYFDTTYRSITYDMLFGAWIGIDNNGRPIFFGCVLLQDETMRSFAWALQTFISFMKGRCPQTISTDLDPGLRDAIRSELPSTKHVMSIWNILPKVSSWFPLQLGSQYAEFKSEFDALYRLESTEDFELRWNQMVSIFGLGSDKHITLLYSLRTSWAQSYVRGYFLARMVTTTYSKSVDAFLKGIFSAQTSLRRFFEQVGVAANIQNQPHQEMQHMHLKTCLPIEQHSRQILTPFAFNALQHELIASMQYAASEMANGSYLVRHFRKIDGESLVIWIPEDEQIHCSCKEFESSGILCRHALRVFIDKNYFQLPDKYFLSRWRRESSLMFYDDHSVHDNDDEWFQEFQSLTETLFTESSITKERSDYMRRELTKELTRLLNEVRDMPESDGAPMDFTLSPAS; encoded by the exons ATGACTTCCGTACCATCAAAGAACATATGGATACGGAGGCAGCAATGCCCGTGTGGGGACTGGAAATGTTATGTAACTTATGAAGGGGATGCTGAAGAAACATCCATAGCATCCCAGCTGGTAAAAAATGAGTCGGTTCAGTCTGAAGCCATGGTTGCTCCTTATGTTGGGATGGTGTTTAAGAGCGATGAGGATGCCTTTGAGTATTATGGGAATTTTGCTAGGAAAAATGGGTTTTCAATTAGAAAAGAGAGGTCCAGATTGAGCCCCCAATTGGGTATTTATAAGCGTGATTTTGTTTGCTATCGTTCTGGTTTTGCACCTCTGAGGAAAAAGCCTACTGGGGAACACCATAGAGATAGGAAATCTGTCCGGTGTGGATGTGATGCAAAGATGTATTTGTCCAAGGAGGTAATAGATGGGGTTTCACAATGGTTTGTTGTACAATTTAGCAATGTTCATAATCATGAACTTTTAGAAGATGACCAGGTGCGCCTCTTGCCTGCATATAGGAAGATTCATGAGGCAGATCAAGAGAGAATTTTGCTACTTTCAAAAGCTGGGTTTCCTATACATCGTATAGTGAAGGTTTTGGAGTTGGAAAAGGGCATTCAAGGTGGACAATTGCCTTTTTTGGAGAGAGATGTTAGgaattttgttcaaaaccgGAAGAAAGTGGTTCAAGAAAATGATGCTTTGCTCAacgagaaaagagaaaatgatacGATGGAACTTCTTGAGGCATGTAAGGCAACAAAAGAGGCAGATCAAGACTTTGTTTATGATTATACTGTAGATGAGAACAATAAGGTTGAGAACATTGCTTGGTCGTATGGTGACTCTGTTAATTCATATACCATGTATGGTGATGTTGTTTATTTTGACACCACTTATAGATCAATCACATATGATATGCTTTTCGGGGCATGGATTGGAATTGACAACAATGGCCGACCAATTTTCTTTGGTTGCGTTCTATTGCAGGATGAAACAATGCGCTCCTTTGCATGGGCTTTACAG ACATTTATCAGCTTCATGAAAGGGAGATGTCCACAGACAATTTCAACCGATCTTGATCCAGGGCTTAGAGATGCTATAAGAAGTGAATTGCCAAGCACTAAACATGTTATGTCTATATGGAACATACTGCCCAAGGTATCTAGCTGGTTCCCTCTTCAACTTGGATCTCAGTATGCAGAATTTAAATCAGAATTTGATGCATTATATCGTCTGGAGAGTACAGAGGATTTTGAACTACGATGGAATCAAATGGTTTCCATATTTGGACTTGGCTCAGATAAACACATTACTTTACTCTACTCTCTTCGTACTTCTTGGGCACAATCATATGTGAGAGGTTATTTTCTTGCTCGAATGGTGACAACAACCTACTCAAAGTCTGTAGATGCATTCTTGAAAGGAATTTTCAGTGCTCAAACGAGTTTACGTAGATTTTTTGAGCAG GTTGGTGTTGCAGCCAATATACAAAACCAGCCACATCAAGAAATGCAGCATATGCATTTGAAAACATGCTTGCCTATTGAACAGCATTCACGTCAAATTCTAACACCCTTTGCCTTCAATGCTCTACAACATGAATTAATAGCGAGCATGCAGTATGCTGCATCTGAAATGGCTAATGGATCATATCTTGTACGTCATTTCAGGAAGATTGATGGGGAAAGTCTTGTTATATGGATTCCAGAAGATGAACAGATTCACTGTTCCTGTAAGGAGTTTGAGTCTTCAGGAATATTATGCCGACATGCTCTTCGCGTATTTATAGATAAGAACTACTTTCAACTTCctgataaatattttcttagtaGATGGCGAAGAGAAAGCTCTCTGATGTTTTATGATGATCATTCTGTTCAtgataatgatgatgaatggTTTCAAGAATTCCAGTCCTTAACCGAAACTCTATTTACAGAATCATCAATTACAAAAGAGCGCTCTGATTATATGCGTAGGGAGCTGACAAAGGAACTCACAAGACTCCTCAATGAGGTTAGAGATATGCCAGAGAGTGATGGAGCTCCCATGGATTTTACACTTTCCCCAGCTAGTTAA
- the LOC18597327 gene encoding leucine-rich repeat extensin-like protein 6 isoform X3, whose protein sequence is MEEKKVTTMELKVDLQCRRCYNKVKKVLSKFPQIRDQRFDKKANTVTITVVSCCLEQLRDKLYYKGGGFIKCIKIIKPPPPPPPPPPPPPPPPPPPPPICCKRCHRVCVWGPCCCDGPPPPQPPLPPLYCMRCHRLCVWGPCCCDGPPPPPPPPCCWTFGRPVYDSWSCNVSRGDCSSDACLIM, encoded by the exons GTGACAACAATGGAGCTGAAGGTAGACCTTCAGTGCCGTCGCTGCTATAACAAGGTCAAGAAAGTACTCTCCAAGTTCCCTC AAATACGAGACCAAAGATTCGACAAGAAGGCCAACACGGTGACTATCACCGTCGTTTCTTGCTGTCTGGAGCAGCTCAGGGACAAGTTATACTACAAGGGTGGCGGTTTCATCAAGTGCATTAAGATCATCAAACCGCCACCGCCGCCGCCGCCTCCGCCACCGCCGCCGCCGCCTccgccaccaccaccaccgcCAATTTGTTGCAAGCGATGTCATCGTGTCTGTGTTTGGGGACCTTGCTGCTGTGATGGACCACCCCCACCACAACCTCCACTGCCACCACTTTATTGCATGCGATGTCATCGTTTGTGTGTTTGGGGACCTTGTTGCTGTGATGGACCACCCCCACCACCTCCACCCCCATGTTGCTGGACTTTTGGTAGGCCAGTTTATGATAGCTGGAGCTGTAATGTGAGCCGCGGTGATTGTTCTAGCGATGCTTGCTTAATTATGTAA